A genome region from Urocitellus parryii isolate mUroPar1 chromosome X, mUroPar1.hap1, whole genome shotgun sequence includes the following:
- the LOC144250724 gene encoding lipocalin Cav p 2.0101-like, with product MVLISVDERQEGGASSHSQGTFPLQITGDWRTIFKGADNVEKISEDADMRLHLRHLECIDGCEKLAITFYLKSNGNCQKVSGVATKGPHDVYEGEYAGQNFFRIEYFSNGIIIFYNIHVDGKGKVTHITNVSAKENRLTEEQKKKFEELTVALKIPKENIRNIIETDDCPAA from the exons ATGGTTCTAATAAGTGTGGATGAGAGACAAGAAGGAGGAGCCAGTAGCCATTCCCAGGGGACTTTTCCTTTGCAGATCACTGGGGACTGGCGTACCATTTTCAAGGGAGCCGATAACGTAGAGAAGATTAGTGAAGATGCAGATATGAGACTCCATTTACGTCACCTTGAATGTATTGATGGATGTGAGAAGTTAGCCATCACCTTCTACTTGAA gTCCAACGGGAACTGTCAGAAGGTCTCAGGGGTCGCCACAAAAGGACCTCATGATGTTTATGAAGGCGAGT ATGCAGGACAAAATTTCTTCCGAATCGAGTACTTCTCCAATGgtatcataatattttataatatacatgTGGATGGAAAAGGCAAGGTTACTCATATAACTAATGTTAGTG CTAAGGAAAACAGGCTGACTGAAGAACAGAAGAAGAAGTTTGAAGAGCTGACAGTGGCATTGAAGATTCCAAAGGAGAACATAAGAAATATTATTGAAACTG ATGACTGTCCTGCTGCCTAA